The Choloepus didactylus isolate mChoDid1 chromosome 13, mChoDid1.pri, whole genome shotgun sequence genome contains a region encoding:
- the APBB3 gene encoding amyloid-beta A4 precursor protein-binding family B member 3 isoform X1, whose product MAGCYAKPTYNMLSFPSPRVLVDDLWGDQSLEWESGLPPGWRKIRDAAGTYYWHVPSGSTQWQRPTWELGDSEDPGTGMERIWGLRPPKGRSFSSLESSLDRSNSLSWYGEESYIQSLEPGAKCFAVRSLGWVEVPEEDLAPGKSSIAVNNCIQQLAQTRGRSQIPDGAWGEGQNMLMILKKDAMSLVNPLDHSLIHCQPLVHIRVWGVGSSKGRDSTISDPARDFAFVAGDKDSCMLKCHVFRCDVPAKAIASVLHGLCAQILSERVGVSGGTPCCSLDPISPEDLPRQVELLDAVSQAAQKYEALYMGTLPVTKAMGMDVLNEAIGILTARGDRDTWVPTVLSVSDSLMTAHPVQAEAGAEEEPLWQCPVRLVTFIGVGHDSHTFGLIADLGHQSFQCAAFWCQPHAGALSEAVQAACMVQYQKCLVASAARGKAWGAQARARLRLKRTSSMDSPGGPLPLPQLKGGVGGAGAAPRKRGVFSFLDSFRLKPSLLHMP is encoded by the exons ATGGCAGGATGTTATGCTAAACCCACATATAATATGCTGTCCTTCCCCTCACCCCGTGTTCTTGTAGATGACTTATGGGGGGATCAGAGTCTGGAGTGGGAGTCAGGTCTTCCCCCTGGCTGGAGAAAAATCCGCGATGCTGCAGGTACTTACTATTGGCATGTACCCAGCGGCAGCACCCAGTGGCAACGCCCGACCTGGGAGCTAGGAGATTCAGAAGACCCAGGCACG GGAATGGAGAGGATATGGGGCCTGCGGCCCCCCAAGGGGAGATCCTTCTCCAGCCTGGAGAGCTCACTGGACCGGAG TAACTCCCTGTCCTGGTATGGTGAGGAATCCTACATCCAGAGCCTGGAGCCAGGGGCTAAG TGCTTTGCAGTTCGCTCTCTGGGCTGGGTAGAGGTACCCGAGGAGGACCTGGCACCAGGGAAGAGCAGCATCGCAGTCAATAACTGTATCCAGCAGCTGGCCCAGACCCGTGGCCGGAGCCAGATCCCAGATGGTGCCTGGGGTGAG GGCCAAAACATGCTGATGATCCTGAAGAAAGATGCCATGAGCCTGGTGAATCCCCTGGACCACAGTCTGATCCACTGCCAGCCTCTGGTGCACATTCGTGTATGGGGTGTGGGCAGCTCCAAGGGCCG TGACAG CACCATCTCTGACCCTGCCAGGGATTTTGCTTTTGTGGCGGGTGACAAAGACAGCTGTATGCTCAAGTGCCATGTGTTTCGCTGTGACGTCCCTGCCAAGGCCATCGCCAGTGTCCTACATGGACTCTGTGCCCAG ATCTTGTCAGAGCGAGTAGGGGTCAGTGGTGGTACTCCTTGCTGTTCTCTAGACCCCATCTCCCCTGAAGACCTGCCTCGGCAAG TGGAGCTGCTGGATGCGGTGAGCCAGGCTGCTCAGAAGTATGAGGCATTGTACATGGGGACCCTGCCAGTCACCAAAGCCATGG GCATGGATGTGCTGAACGAGGCCATTGGTATCCTCACTGCTCGGGGTGACCGGGACACTTGGGTCCCCACCGTGCTCAGTGTGTCTGACTCTCTCATGACTGCACATCCTGTTCAG GCAGAGGCTGGTGCAGAGGAGGAGCCGCTGTGGCAGTGCCCTGTGCGCCTTGTGACCTTCATTGGTGTTGGCCACGACTCACACACCTTTGGCCTTATCGCTGACCTGGGCCACCAGAGCTTCCAGTGTGCAGCCTTCTGGTGCCAGccccatgcaggggcactctccgAAGCTGTGCAGGCTGCCTGCATG GTTCAGTACCAGAAGTGTCTTGTGGCCTCTGCAGCTCGGGGCAAGGCCTGGGGTGCCCAGGCCCGTGCCCGCCTGCGGCTCAAGCGGACCAGCTCCATGGACTCCCCAGGAGGTCCCCTGCCTCTCCCCCAGCTTAAAGGAGGGGTTGGGGGTGCAGGAGCAGCCCCTCGAAAGCGgggtgtcttttcttttcttgattccTTCCGGCTGAAACCCTCTCTGCTCCATATGCCCTAA
- the APBB3 gene encoding amyloid-beta A4 precursor protein-binding family B member 3 isoform X7, with protein MLGKDYMLAIILVNCDDDLWGDQSLEWESGLPPGWRKIRDAAGTYYWHVPSGSTQWQRPTWELGDSEDPGTGMERIWGLRPPKGRSFSSLESSLDRSNSLSWYGEESYIQSLEPGAKCFAVRSLGWVEVPEEDLAPGKSSIAVNNCIQQLAQTRGRSQIPDGAWGEGQNMLMILKKDAMSLVNPLDHSLIHCQPLVHIRVWGVGSSKGRDRDFAFVAGDKDSCMLKCHVFRCDVPAKAIASVLHGLCAQILSERVGVSGGTPCCSLDPISPEDLPRQVELLDAVSQAAQKYEALYMGTLPVTKAMGMDVLNEAIGILTARGDRDTWVPTVLSVSDSLMTAHPVQAEAGAEEEPLWQCPVRLVTFIGVGHDSHTFGLIADLGHQSFQCAAFWCQPHAGALSEAVQAACMVQYQKCLVASAARGKAWGAQARARLRLKRTSSMDSPGGPLPLPQLKGGVGGAGAAPRKRGVFSFLDSFRLKPSLLHMP; from the exons ATGCTGGGCAAGGATTACATGTTGGCCATCATTCTGGTCAACTGCGATG ATGACTTATGGGGGGATCAGAGTCTGGAGTGGGAGTCAGGTCTTCCCCCTGGCTGGAGAAAAATCCGCGATGCTGCAGGTACTTACTATTGGCATGTACCCAGCGGCAGCACCCAGTGGCAACGCCCGACCTGGGAGCTAGGAGATTCAGAAGACCCAGGCACG GGAATGGAGAGGATATGGGGCCTGCGGCCCCCCAAGGGGAGATCCTTCTCCAGCCTGGAGAGCTCACTGGACCGGAG TAACTCCCTGTCCTGGTATGGTGAGGAATCCTACATCCAGAGCCTGGAGCCAGGGGCTAAG TGCTTTGCAGTTCGCTCTCTGGGCTGGGTAGAGGTACCCGAGGAGGACCTGGCACCAGGGAAGAGCAGCATCGCAGTCAATAACTGTATCCAGCAGCTGGCCCAGACCCGTGGCCGGAGCCAGATCCCAGATGGTGCCTGGGGTGAG GGCCAAAACATGCTGATGATCCTGAAGAAAGATGCCATGAGCCTGGTGAATCCCCTGGACCACAGTCTGATCCACTGCCAGCCTCTGGTGCACATTCGTGTATGGGGTGTGGGCAGCTCCAAGGGCCG TGACAG GGATTTTGCTTTTGTGGCGGGTGACAAAGACAGCTGTATGCTCAAGTGCCATGTGTTTCGCTGTGACGTCCCTGCCAAGGCCATCGCCAGTGTCCTACATGGACTCTGTGCCCAG ATCTTGTCAGAGCGAGTAGGGGTCAGTGGTGGTACTCCTTGCTGTTCTCTAGACCCCATCTCCCCTGAAGACCTGCCTCGGCAAG TGGAGCTGCTGGATGCGGTGAGCCAGGCTGCTCAGAAGTATGAGGCATTGTACATGGGGACCCTGCCAGTCACCAAAGCCATGG GCATGGATGTGCTGAACGAGGCCATTGGTATCCTCACTGCTCGGGGTGACCGGGACACTTGGGTCCCCACCGTGCTCAGTGTGTCTGACTCTCTCATGACTGCACATCCTGTTCAG GCAGAGGCTGGTGCAGAGGAGGAGCCGCTGTGGCAGTGCCCTGTGCGCCTTGTGACCTTCATTGGTGTTGGCCACGACTCACACACCTTTGGCCTTATCGCTGACCTGGGCCACCAGAGCTTCCAGTGTGCAGCCTTCTGGTGCCAGccccatgcaggggcactctccgAAGCTGTGCAGGCTGCCTGCATG GTTCAGTACCAGAAGTGTCTTGTGGCCTCTGCAGCTCGGGGCAAGGCCTGGGGTGCCCAGGCCCGTGCCCGCCTGCGGCTCAAGCGGACCAGCTCCATGGACTCCCCAGGAGGTCCCCTGCCTCTCCCCCAGCTTAAAGGAGGGGTTGGGGGTGCAGGAGCAGCCCCTCGAAAGCGgggtgtcttttcttttcttgattccTTCCGGCTGAAACCCTCTCTGCTCCATATGCCCTAA
- the APBB3 gene encoding amyloid-beta A4 precursor protein-binding family B member 3 isoform X3, which translates to MLGKDYMLAIILVNCDDDLWGDQSLEWESGLPPGWRKIRDAAGTYYWHVPSGSTQWQRPTWELGDSEDPGTGMERIWGLRPPKGRSFSSLESSLDRSNSLSWYGEESYIQSLEPGAKCFAVRSLGWVEVPEEDLAPGKSSIAVNNCIQQLAQTRGRSQIPDGAWGEGQNMLMILKKDAMSLVNPLDHSLIHCQPLVHIRVWGVGSSKGRDSTISDPARDFAFVAGDKDSCMLKCHVFRCDVPAKAIASVLHGLCAQILSERVGVSGGTPCCSLDPISPEDLPRQVELLDAVSQAAQKYEALYMGTLPVTKAMGMDVLNEAIGILTARGDRDTWVPTVLSVSDSLMTAHPVQAEAGAEEEPLWQCPVRLVTFIGVGHDSHTFGLIADLGHQSFQCAAFWCQPHAGALSEAVQAACMVQYQKCLVASAARGKAWGAQARARLRLKRTSSMDSPGGPLPLPQLKGGVGGAGAAPRKRGVFSFLDSFRLKPSLLHMP; encoded by the exons ATGCTGGGCAAGGATTACATGTTGGCCATCATTCTGGTCAACTGCGATG ATGACTTATGGGGGGATCAGAGTCTGGAGTGGGAGTCAGGTCTTCCCCCTGGCTGGAGAAAAATCCGCGATGCTGCAGGTACTTACTATTGGCATGTACCCAGCGGCAGCACCCAGTGGCAACGCCCGACCTGGGAGCTAGGAGATTCAGAAGACCCAGGCACG GGAATGGAGAGGATATGGGGCCTGCGGCCCCCCAAGGGGAGATCCTTCTCCAGCCTGGAGAGCTCACTGGACCGGAG TAACTCCCTGTCCTGGTATGGTGAGGAATCCTACATCCAGAGCCTGGAGCCAGGGGCTAAG TGCTTTGCAGTTCGCTCTCTGGGCTGGGTAGAGGTACCCGAGGAGGACCTGGCACCAGGGAAGAGCAGCATCGCAGTCAATAACTGTATCCAGCAGCTGGCCCAGACCCGTGGCCGGAGCCAGATCCCAGATGGTGCCTGGGGTGAG GGCCAAAACATGCTGATGATCCTGAAGAAAGATGCCATGAGCCTGGTGAATCCCCTGGACCACAGTCTGATCCACTGCCAGCCTCTGGTGCACATTCGTGTATGGGGTGTGGGCAGCTCCAAGGGCCG TGACAG CACCATCTCTGACCCTGCCAGGGATTTTGCTTTTGTGGCGGGTGACAAAGACAGCTGTATGCTCAAGTGCCATGTGTTTCGCTGTGACGTCCCTGCCAAGGCCATCGCCAGTGTCCTACATGGACTCTGTGCCCAG ATCTTGTCAGAGCGAGTAGGGGTCAGTGGTGGTACTCCTTGCTGTTCTCTAGACCCCATCTCCCCTGAAGACCTGCCTCGGCAAG TGGAGCTGCTGGATGCGGTGAGCCAGGCTGCTCAGAAGTATGAGGCATTGTACATGGGGACCCTGCCAGTCACCAAAGCCATGG GCATGGATGTGCTGAACGAGGCCATTGGTATCCTCACTGCTCGGGGTGACCGGGACACTTGGGTCCCCACCGTGCTCAGTGTGTCTGACTCTCTCATGACTGCACATCCTGTTCAG GCAGAGGCTGGTGCAGAGGAGGAGCCGCTGTGGCAGTGCCCTGTGCGCCTTGTGACCTTCATTGGTGTTGGCCACGACTCACACACCTTTGGCCTTATCGCTGACCTGGGCCACCAGAGCTTCCAGTGTGCAGCCTTCTGGTGCCAGccccatgcaggggcactctccgAAGCTGTGCAGGCTGCCTGCATG GTTCAGTACCAGAAGTGTCTTGTGGCCTCTGCAGCTCGGGGCAAGGCCTGGGGTGCCCAGGCCCGTGCCCGCCTGCGGCTCAAGCGGACCAGCTCCATGGACTCCCCAGGAGGTCCCCTGCCTCTCCCCCAGCTTAAAGGAGGGGTTGGGGGTGCAGGAGCAGCCCCTCGAAAGCGgggtgtcttttcttttcttgattccTTCCGGCTGAAACCCTCTCTGCTCCATATGCCCTAA
- the APBB3 gene encoding amyloid-beta A4 precursor protein-binding family B member 3 isoform X5, which translates to MLGKDYMLAIILVNCDDDLWGDQSLEWESGLPPGWRKIRDAAGTYYWHVPSGSTQWQRPTWELGDSEDPGTGMERIWGLRPPKGRSFSSLESSLDRSNSLSWYGEESYIQSLEPGAKCFAVRSLGWVEVPEEDLAPGKSSIAVNNCIQQLAQTRGRSQIPDGAWGEGQNMLMILKKDAMSLVNPLDHSLIHCQPLVHIRVWGVGSSKGRTISDPARDFAFVAGDKDSCMLKCHVFRCDVPAKAIASVLHGLCAQILSERVGVSGGTPCCSLDPISPEDLPRQVELLDAVSQAAQKYEALYMGTLPVTKAMGMDVLNEAIGILTARGDRDTWVPTVLSVSDSLMTAHPVQAEAGAEEEPLWQCPVRLVTFIGVGHDSHTFGLIADLGHQSFQCAAFWCQPHAGALSEAVQAACMVQYQKCLVASAARGKAWGAQARARLRLKRTSSMDSPGGPLPLPQLKGGVGGAGAAPRKRGVFSFLDSFRLKPSLLHMP; encoded by the exons ATGCTGGGCAAGGATTACATGTTGGCCATCATTCTGGTCAACTGCGATG ATGACTTATGGGGGGATCAGAGTCTGGAGTGGGAGTCAGGTCTTCCCCCTGGCTGGAGAAAAATCCGCGATGCTGCAGGTACTTACTATTGGCATGTACCCAGCGGCAGCACCCAGTGGCAACGCCCGACCTGGGAGCTAGGAGATTCAGAAGACCCAGGCACG GGAATGGAGAGGATATGGGGCCTGCGGCCCCCCAAGGGGAGATCCTTCTCCAGCCTGGAGAGCTCACTGGACCGGAG TAACTCCCTGTCCTGGTATGGTGAGGAATCCTACATCCAGAGCCTGGAGCCAGGGGCTAAG TGCTTTGCAGTTCGCTCTCTGGGCTGGGTAGAGGTACCCGAGGAGGACCTGGCACCAGGGAAGAGCAGCATCGCAGTCAATAACTGTATCCAGCAGCTGGCCCAGACCCGTGGCCGGAGCCAGATCCCAGATGGTGCCTGGGGTGAG GGCCAAAACATGCTGATGATCCTGAAGAAAGATGCCATGAGCCTGGTGAATCCCCTGGACCACAGTCTGATCCACTGCCAGCCTCTGGTGCACATTCGTGTATGGGGTGTGGGCAGCTCCAAGGGCCG CACCATCTCTGACCCTGCCAGGGATTTTGCTTTTGTGGCGGGTGACAAAGACAGCTGTATGCTCAAGTGCCATGTGTTTCGCTGTGACGTCCCTGCCAAGGCCATCGCCAGTGTCCTACATGGACTCTGTGCCCAG ATCTTGTCAGAGCGAGTAGGGGTCAGTGGTGGTACTCCTTGCTGTTCTCTAGACCCCATCTCCCCTGAAGACCTGCCTCGGCAAG TGGAGCTGCTGGATGCGGTGAGCCAGGCTGCTCAGAAGTATGAGGCATTGTACATGGGGACCCTGCCAGTCACCAAAGCCATGG GCATGGATGTGCTGAACGAGGCCATTGGTATCCTCACTGCTCGGGGTGACCGGGACACTTGGGTCCCCACCGTGCTCAGTGTGTCTGACTCTCTCATGACTGCACATCCTGTTCAG GCAGAGGCTGGTGCAGAGGAGGAGCCGCTGTGGCAGTGCCCTGTGCGCCTTGTGACCTTCATTGGTGTTGGCCACGACTCACACACCTTTGGCCTTATCGCTGACCTGGGCCACCAGAGCTTCCAGTGTGCAGCCTTCTGGTGCCAGccccatgcaggggcactctccgAAGCTGTGCAGGCTGCCTGCATG GTTCAGTACCAGAAGTGTCTTGTGGCCTCTGCAGCTCGGGGCAAGGCCTGGGGTGCCCAGGCCCGTGCCCGCCTGCGGCTCAAGCGGACCAGCTCCATGGACTCCCCAGGAGGTCCCCTGCCTCTCCCCCAGCTTAAAGGAGGGGTTGGGGGTGCAGGAGCAGCCCCTCGAAAGCGgggtgtcttttcttttcttgattccTTCCGGCTGAAACCCTCTCTGCTCCATATGCCCTAA
- the APBB3 gene encoding amyloid-beta A4 precursor protein-binding family B member 3 isoform X6, whose product MAGCYAKPTYNMLSFPSPRVLVDDLWGDQSLEWESGLPPGWRKIRDAAGTYYWHVPSGSTQWQRPTWELGDSEDPGTGMERIWGLRPPKGRSFSSLESSLDRSNSLSWYGEESYIQSLEPGAKCFAVRSLGWVEVPEEDLAPGKSSIAVNNCIQQLAQTRGRSQIPDGAWGEGQNMLMILKKDAMSLVNPLDHSLIHCQPLVHIRVWGVGSSKGRDFAFVAGDKDSCMLKCHVFRCDVPAKAIASVLHGLCAQILSERVGVSGGTPCCSLDPISPEDLPRQVELLDAVSQAAQKYEALYMGTLPVTKAMGMDVLNEAIGILTARGDRDTWVPTVLSVSDSLMTAHPVQAEAGAEEEPLWQCPVRLVTFIGVGHDSHTFGLIADLGHQSFQCAAFWCQPHAGALSEAVQAACMVQYQKCLVASAARGKAWGAQARARLRLKRTSSMDSPGGPLPLPQLKGGVGGAGAAPRKRGVFSFLDSFRLKPSLLHMP is encoded by the exons ATGGCAGGATGTTATGCTAAACCCACATATAATATGCTGTCCTTCCCCTCACCCCGTGTTCTTGTAGATGACTTATGGGGGGATCAGAGTCTGGAGTGGGAGTCAGGTCTTCCCCCTGGCTGGAGAAAAATCCGCGATGCTGCAGGTACTTACTATTGGCATGTACCCAGCGGCAGCACCCAGTGGCAACGCCCGACCTGGGAGCTAGGAGATTCAGAAGACCCAGGCACG GGAATGGAGAGGATATGGGGCCTGCGGCCCCCCAAGGGGAGATCCTTCTCCAGCCTGGAGAGCTCACTGGACCGGAG TAACTCCCTGTCCTGGTATGGTGAGGAATCCTACATCCAGAGCCTGGAGCCAGGGGCTAAG TGCTTTGCAGTTCGCTCTCTGGGCTGGGTAGAGGTACCCGAGGAGGACCTGGCACCAGGGAAGAGCAGCATCGCAGTCAATAACTGTATCCAGCAGCTGGCCCAGACCCGTGGCCGGAGCCAGATCCCAGATGGTGCCTGGGGTGAG GGCCAAAACATGCTGATGATCCTGAAGAAAGATGCCATGAGCCTGGTGAATCCCCTGGACCACAGTCTGATCCACTGCCAGCCTCTGGTGCACATTCGTGTATGGGGTGTGGGCAGCTCCAAGGGCCG GGATTTTGCTTTTGTGGCGGGTGACAAAGACAGCTGTATGCTCAAGTGCCATGTGTTTCGCTGTGACGTCCCTGCCAAGGCCATCGCCAGTGTCCTACATGGACTCTGTGCCCAG ATCTTGTCAGAGCGAGTAGGGGTCAGTGGTGGTACTCCTTGCTGTTCTCTAGACCCCATCTCCCCTGAAGACCTGCCTCGGCAAG TGGAGCTGCTGGATGCGGTGAGCCAGGCTGCTCAGAAGTATGAGGCATTGTACATGGGGACCCTGCCAGTCACCAAAGCCATGG GCATGGATGTGCTGAACGAGGCCATTGGTATCCTCACTGCTCGGGGTGACCGGGACACTTGGGTCCCCACCGTGCTCAGTGTGTCTGACTCTCTCATGACTGCACATCCTGTTCAG GCAGAGGCTGGTGCAGAGGAGGAGCCGCTGTGGCAGTGCCCTGTGCGCCTTGTGACCTTCATTGGTGTTGGCCACGACTCACACACCTTTGGCCTTATCGCTGACCTGGGCCACCAGAGCTTCCAGTGTGCAGCCTTCTGGTGCCAGccccatgcaggggcactctccgAAGCTGTGCAGGCTGCCTGCATG GTTCAGTACCAGAAGTGTCTTGTGGCCTCTGCAGCTCGGGGCAAGGCCTGGGGTGCCCAGGCCCGTGCCCGCCTGCGGCTCAAGCGGACCAGCTCCATGGACTCCCCAGGAGGTCCCCTGCCTCTCCCCCAGCTTAAAGGAGGGGTTGGGGGTGCAGGAGCAGCCCCTCGAAAGCGgggtgtcttttcttttcttgattccTTCCGGCTGAAACCCTCTCTGCTCCATATGCCCTAA
- the APBB3 gene encoding amyloid-beta A4 precursor protein-binding family B member 3 isoform X8: MLGKDYMLAIILVNCDDDLWGDQSLEWESGLPPGWRKIRDAAGTYYWHVPSGSTQWQRPTWELGDSEDPGTGMERIWGLRPPKGRSFSSLESSLDRSNSLSWYGEESYIQSLEPGAKCFAVRSLGWVEVPEEDLAPGKSSIAVNNCIQQLAQTRGRSQIPDGAWGEGQNMLMILKKDAMSLVNPLDHSLIHCQPLVHIRVWGVGSSKGRDFAFVAGDKDSCMLKCHVFRCDVPAKAIASVLHGLCAQILSERVGVSGGTPCCSLDPISPEDLPRQVELLDAVSQAAQKYEALYMGTLPVTKAMGMDVLNEAIGILTARGDRDTWVPTVLSVSDSLMTAHPVQAEAGAEEEPLWQCPVRLVTFIGVGHDSHTFGLIADLGHQSFQCAAFWCQPHAGALSEAVQAACMVQYQKCLVASAARGKAWGAQARARLRLKRTSSMDSPGGPLPLPQLKGGVGGAGAAPRKRGVFSFLDSFRLKPSLLHMP; encoded by the exons ATGCTGGGCAAGGATTACATGTTGGCCATCATTCTGGTCAACTGCGATG ATGACTTATGGGGGGATCAGAGTCTGGAGTGGGAGTCAGGTCTTCCCCCTGGCTGGAGAAAAATCCGCGATGCTGCAGGTACTTACTATTGGCATGTACCCAGCGGCAGCACCCAGTGGCAACGCCCGACCTGGGAGCTAGGAGATTCAGAAGACCCAGGCACG GGAATGGAGAGGATATGGGGCCTGCGGCCCCCCAAGGGGAGATCCTTCTCCAGCCTGGAGAGCTCACTGGACCGGAG TAACTCCCTGTCCTGGTATGGTGAGGAATCCTACATCCAGAGCCTGGAGCCAGGGGCTAAG TGCTTTGCAGTTCGCTCTCTGGGCTGGGTAGAGGTACCCGAGGAGGACCTGGCACCAGGGAAGAGCAGCATCGCAGTCAATAACTGTATCCAGCAGCTGGCCCAGACCCGTGGCCGGAGCCAGATCCCAGATGGTGCCTGGGGTGAG GGCCAAAACATGCTGATGATCCTGAAGAAAGATGCCATGAGCCTGGTGAATCCCCTGGACCACAGTCTGATCCACTGCCAGCCTCTGGTGCACATTCGTGTATGGGGTGTGGGCAGCTCCAAGGGCCG GGATTTTGCTTTTGTGGCGGGTGACAAAGACAGCTGTATGCTCAAGTGCCATGTGTTTCGCTGTGACGTCCCTGCCAAGGCCATCGCCAGTGTCCTACATGGACTCTGTGCCCAG ATCTTGTCAGAGCGAGTAGGGGTCAGTGGTGGTACTCCTTGCTGTTCTCTAGACCCCATCTCCCCTGAAGACCTGCCTCGGCAAG TGGAGCTGCTGGATGCGGTGAGCCAGGCTGCTCAGAAGTATGAGGCATTGTACATGGGGACCCTGCCAGTCACCAAAGCCATGG GCATGGATGTGCTGAACGAGGCCATTGGTATCCTCACTGCTCGGGGTGACCGGGACACTTGGGTCCCCACCGTGCTCAGTGTGTCTGACTCTCTCATGACTGCACATCCTGTTCAG GCAGAGGCTGGTGCAGAGGAGGAGCCGCTGTGGCAGTGCCCTGTGCGCCTTGTGACCTTCATTGGTGTTGGCCACGACTCACACACCTTTGGCCTTATCGCTGACCTGGGCCACCAGAGCTTCCAGTGTGCAGCCTTCTGGTGCCAGccccatgcaggggcactctccgAAGCTGTGCAGGCTGCCTGCATG GTTCAGTACCAGAAGTGTCTTGTGGCCTCTGCAGCTCGGGGCAAGGCCTGGGGTGCCCAGGCCCGTGCCCGCCTGCGGCTCAAGCGGACCAGCTCCATGGACTCCCCAGGAGGTCCCCTGCCTCTCCCCCAGCTTAAAGGAGGGGTTGGGGGTGCAGGAGCAGCCCCTCGAAAGCGgggtgtcttttcttttcttgattccTTCCGGCTGAAACCCTCTCTGCTCCATATGCCCTAA
- the APBB3 gene encoding amyloid-beta A4 precursor protein-binding family B member 3 isoform X4: MAGCYAKPTYNMLSFPSPRVLVDDLWGDQSLEWESGLPPGWRKIRDAAGTYYWHVPSGSTQWQRPTWELGDSEDPGTGMERIWGLRPPKGRSFSSLESSLDRSNSLSWYGEESYIQSLEPGAKCFAVRSLGWVEVPEEDLAPGKSSIAVNNCIQQLAQTRGRSQIPDGAWGEGQNMLMILKKDAMSLVNPLDHSLIHCQPLVHIRVWGVGSSKGRDRDFAFVAGDKDSCMLKCHVFRCDVPAKAIASVLHGLCAQILSERVGVSGGTPCCSLDPISPEDLPRQVELLDAVSQAAQKYEALYMGTLPVTKAMGMDVLNEAIGILTARGDRDTWVPTVLSVSDSLMTAHPVQAEAGAEEEPLWQCPVRLVTFIGVGHDSHTFGLIADLGHQSFQCAAFWCQPHAGALSEAVQAACMVQYQKCLVASAARGKAWGAQARARLRLKRTSSMDSPGGPLPLPQLKGGVGGAGAAPRKRGVFSFLDSFRLKPSLLHMP, encoded by the exons ATGGCAGGATGTTATGCTAAACCCACATATAATATGCTGTCCTTCCCCTCACCCCGTGTTCTTGTAGATGACTTATGGGGGGATCAGAGTCTGGAGTGGGAGTCAGGTCTTCCCCCTGGCTGGAGAAAAATCCGCGATGCTGCAGGTACTTACTATTGGCATGTACCCAGCGGCAGCACCCAGTGGCAACGCCCGACCTGGGAGCTAGGAGATTCAGAAGACCCAGGCACG GGAATGGAGAGGATATGGGGCCTGCGGCCCCCCAAGGGGAGATCCTTCTCCAGCCTGGAGAGCTCACTGGACCGGAG TAACTCCCTGTCCTGGTATGGTGAGGAATCCTACATCCAGAGCCTGGAGCCAGGGGCTAAG TGCTTTGCAGTTCGCTCTCTGGGCTGGGTAGAGGTACCCGAGGAGGACCTGGCACCAGGGAAGAGCAGCATCGCAGTCAATAACTGTATCCAGCAGCTGGCCCAGACCCGTGGCCGGAGCCAGATCCCAGATGGTGCCTGGGGTGAG GGCCAAAACATGCTGATGATCCTGAAGAAAGATGCCATGAGCCTGGTGAATCCCCTGGACCACAGTCTGATCCACTGCCAGCCTCTGGTGCACATTCGTGTATGGGGTGTGGGCAGCTCCAAGGGCCG TGACAG GGATTTTGCTTTTGTGGCGGGTGACAAAGACAGCTGTATGCTCAAGTGCCATGTGTTTCGCTGTGACGTCCCTGCCAAGGCCATCGCCAGTGTCCTACATGGACTCTGTGCCCAG ATCTTGTCAGAGCGAGTAGGGGTCAGTGGTGGTACTCCTTGCTGTTCTCTAGACCCCATCTCCCCTGAAGACCTGCCTCGGCAAG TGGAGCTGCTGGATGCGGTGAGCCAGGCTGCTCAGAAGTATGAGGCATTGTACATGGGGACCCTGCCAGTCACCAAAGCCATGG GCATGGATGTGCTGAACGAGGCCATTGGTATCCTCACTGCTCGGGGTGACCGGGACACTTGGGTCCCCACCGTGCTCAGTGTGTCTGACTCTCTCATGACTGCACATCCTGTTCAG GCAGAGGCTGGTGCAGAGGAGGAGCCGCTGTGGCAGTGCCCTGTGCGCCTTGTGACCTTCATTGGTGTTGGCCACGACTCACACACCTTTGGCCTTATCGCTGACCTGGGCCACCAGAGCTTCCAGTGTGCAGCCTTCTGGTGCCAGccccatgcaggggcactctccgAAGCTGTGCAGGCTGCCTGCATG GTTCAGTACCAGAAGTGTCTTGTGGCCTCTGCAGCTCGGGGCAAGGCCTGGGGTGCCCAGGCCCGTGCCCGCCTGCGGCTCAAGCGGACCAGCTCCATGGACTCCCCAGGAGGTCCCCTGCCTCTCCCCCAGCTTAAAGGAGGGGTTGGGGGTGCAGGAGCAGCCCCTCGAAAGCGgggtgtcttttcttttcttgattccTTCCGGCTGAAACCCTCTCTGCTCCATATGCCCTAA